A genomic window from Cydia amplana chromosome 3, ilCydAmpl1.1, whole genome shotgun sequence includes:
- the LOC134662768 gene encoding juvenile hormone esterase-like: MKAFIWLNILFLVNIHGALPRVDPLVLINQGLVKGIKASDGDYSKFLGIPYAKVDLDDPFGPAQAAPEFEEEIFHAHDNSRKCPQTGFGPVESSGNSEDESPDCLQLNIYSPSKASTLNPMPVLVWIHGGGFSGGNGNQYETPNLIEQGIVVVTVNYRLGPYGFMCLDDPAVPGNQGLKDQYAALRWVRDNIAAFGGNPYNVTLAGQSAGSGSVLLQLYSQKEKLFDKVIAQSGTPLSPDMFVPGDPDLAIQLANYLGLNTTENQKALEFLAKTHHSLVTGAARSLSMEFRPCNEKSFSGVENFIDTDAYALSNEKKIKNTPILIGNTDMEMHVDGDDFLEKDFFYTRLDEKFSLEPDQLKEIAEIVRHYYIGDRPITKDVESEAVAFQSDFAFNHPIQDTITNLLKDNANPVYAYVFTYVESGEEGAPHGAELDYLFNMNQLDDKVRSVTEHMMVDRLTTLWANFIKYGNPTPETSDLIPVKWSPVTETTRPYLNIVAELRMEERFLKERMAFWELFQSVYGKYRKTVH; the protein is encoded by the exons ATGAAGGCCTTTATATGGCTGAATATTTTGTTCCTAGTAAATATCCATGGTGCATTACCGAGAGTAGACCCATTAGTGCTAATCAATCAGGGTCTAGTGAAAGGAATTAAAGCTAGTGATGGTGACTATTCAAAATTCTTAGGCATTCCATATGCAAAAGTGGATTTAGATGATCCGTTTGGG CCTGCTCAAGCAGCTCCAGAGTTTGAAGAAGAAATATTTCACGCCCATGATAATTCAAGGAAATGTCCTCAAACCGGTTTTGGCCCTGTGGAATCCTCTGGAAATTCAGAAGACGAATCTCCTGACTGTctccaattaaatatatattcacCAAGTAAAGCAAGCACTTTAAATCCTATGCCAGTTCTTGTTTGGATTCACGGAGGCGGTTTCAGTGGAGGAAACGGTAACCAGTATGAAACACCCAACTTGATCGAACAGGGTATCGTCGTTGTTACAGTGAATTACCGTCTAGGACCTTATGGCTTCATGTGCCTTGATGACCCCGCTGTACCAGGAAACCAGGGGCTTAAAGACCAATACGCGGCTTTAAGATGGGTCAGAGATAATATAGCTGCGTTTGGTGGAAATCCTTACAACGTCACTTTAGCTGGTCAAAGCGCTGGCTCAGGCTCAGTTCTGCTACAATTATATTCTCAAAAAGAAAAGTTATTCGATAAAGTTATAGCACAGAGCGGAACACCTCTTAGCCCGGATATGTTTGTTCCAGGGGATCCGGATTTAGCAATACAACTGGCTAATTATTTGGGCCTGAACACGACGGAAAATCAGAAAGCCTTGGAATTCTTGGCAAAAACTCACCATAGTTTGGTCACTGGTGCTGCCCGCAGTTTGAGCATGGAATTTAGACCGTGTAACGAAAAATCATTTAGTGGCGTGGAGAATTTTATCGACACTGATGCTTACGCTCTCTcaaatgaaaagaaaataaaaaatactcccATTCTAATCGGCAACACTGACATGGAAATGCATGTCGATGGCGATGACTTTTTAGAAAAAGATTTTTTCTACACTAGATTAGATGAAAAGTTCAGTCTTGAACCAGATCAGTTGAAAGAGATTGCAGAGATAGTCAGGCATTACTACATCGGTGATAGACCTATTACAAAAGATGTCGAATCAGAAGCAGTAGCTTTCCAGTCTGATTTTGCATTCAACCACCCTATTCAGGACACGATAACGAACTTGCTTAAAGATAATGCCAACCCAGTTTATGCGTATGTGTTCACTTATGTGGAATCTGGGGAAGAGGGAGCTCCTCATGGGGCTGAACTTGACTACTTGTTTAATATGAACCAACTGGATGACAAAGTTCGATCAGTGACTGAACACATGATGGTTGACCGTCTAACTACGTTGTGGGCAAACTTTATTAAATACGG AAATCCAACTCCGGAGACTTCTGACTTGATCCCCGTGAAATGGTCACCGGTCACGGAGACCACCAGGCCGTACCTCAACATTGTTGCTGAACTCCGTATGGAGGAGAGGTTCCTGAAGGAGAGGATGGCTTTTTGGGAACTGTTCCAATCAGTCTACGGGAAATACAGGAAAACTGTTCATTAG
- the LOC134662767 gene encoding carboxylesterase 4A-like, which produces MKAFIWLNILFLVNVHGALQRVDPLVLIDQGLVKGIKASDGDYSKFLGIPFAKVDLDDPFGPAQAAPEFEEEIFHARDNSRKCPQSNYGGVKLSGNSEDESPDCLQLNVYSPNKASTLNPLPVLVWIHGGIFSGGSGNEYEAPNLVKQGIVVVTVNYRLGPYGFMCLDDPAVPGNQGLKDQYAALRWVRNNIAAFGGNPYNVTLAGQSAGSASVLLQLYSSKEKLFNKVIAESGTPLSPYFFVTGDSDVAVKLANYLGLNTTDNQQALDFLSKTHYSLVTAASSDLKIDFMPCKEKSFSGVDNFIDSEPYALSNERKVRNTPILIGNTDREYSVDDITQLQGNDFYNEDFFYTSLKENFNLENGQLQEIAEIVRHFYIGDTTISEEVETEAAEFLSDFIFNHPIQDTITNLIRDNANPVYEYVFTYTGESGEKGATHTAELEYLFDFQHNDKSQSEADQIVADRITTLWANFIKYGNPTPETSDLIPIKWTPVTESTRPYLNIGADLQMQDRFLRERNAFWDLFQSVYGKYSTLARQCDY; this is translated from the exons atgaaggcTTTTATATGGTTGAATATTTTGTTCCTAGTAAATGTCCATGGTGCATTACAGAGGGTAGACCCATTAGTGCTAATCGATCAGGGTCTAGTAAAAGGAATTAAAGCTAGTGATGGTGACTATTCAAAATTCTTAGGAATTCCATTTGCAAAAGTCGATTTAGATGATCCGTTTGGG CCTGCTCAAGCGGCGCCAGAGTTCGAGGAAGAAATATTTCACGCCCGTGATAACTCAAGGAAATGTCCTCAAAGTAATTATGGCGGTGTGAAATTATCTGGAAATTCAGAAGACGAATCTCCTGATTGCCTCCAATTAAACGTGTATTCACCGAACAAAGCAAGCACTCTTAATCCTCTGCCAGTTCTCGTTTGGATTCACGGAGGTATTTTCAGCGGAGGAAGCGGTAACGAATATGAAGCACCAAACTTGGTCAAACAGGGTATAGTTGTCGTGACAGTCAACTACCGTTTAGGACCTTATGGCTTCATGTGCCTTGATGACCCTGCTGTACCTGGGAATCAGGGGCTGAAAGACCAATACGCAGCACTCCGATGGGTCAGAAACAATATCGCAGCATTTGGTGGTAACCCTTACAACGTCACATTGGCTGGTCAAAGCGCGGGCTCCGCCTCAGTACTCCTACAGTTGTACTCTTCGAAGGAAAAGTTATTCAACAAAGTCATAGCTGAGAGTGGAACTCCGCTCAGTCCATACTTCTTTGTTACTGGAGATTCAGACGTAGCGGTGAAGCTGGCTAATTACTTGGGTCTAAACACGACCGACAATCAGCAGGCCTTAGATTTTTTGTCTAAAACCCACTACAGTCTCGTCACTGCTGCATCCTCCGATCTGAAAATTGATTTTATGCCGTGCAAAGAAAAATCTTTCAGTGGAGTCGATAATTTCATCGATAGCGAGCCTTACGCATTATCTAATGAAAGAAAAGTAAGAAATACTCCCATTCTTATTGGTAATACCGATCGAGAATATTCAGTTGATGACATAACACAACTGCAAGGCAATGATTTTTACAATGAGGACTTTTTTTATACGAGTCTAAAGGAAAATTTTAATTTGGAAAATGGTCAGTTACAAGAGATTGCAGAAATAGTCAGACACTTCTATATAGGAGATACGACTATTTCAGAAGAAGTTGAAACGGAAGCGGCAGAGTTTCTATCCGATTTTATATTTAACCATCCTATTCAGGACACGATAACAAATCTGATTAGAGACAATGCTAATCCTGTTTATGAGTATGTGTTCACATATACAGGGGAATCTGGTGAAAAAGGAGCAACGCACACAGCTGAGCTGGAGTATTTGTTCGATTTCCAGCATAATGACAAATCACAATCAGAAGCCGACCAAATCGTAGCTGATCGAATTACTACTCTCTGGGCCAACTTCATCAAATACGG tAATCCTACCCCGGAAACCTCTGACCTGATCCCCATCAAGTGGACCCCCGTTACAGAATCCACCAGACCCTACCTCAACATCGGTGCAGATCTTCAAATGCAGGACAGGTTCCTCAGGGAGAGGAACGCTTTCTGGGACCTCTTCCAGTCAGTCTACGGAAAGTATAGCACCCTAGCTCGACAGTGCGACTACTAA